One genomic window of Quercus lobata isolate SW786 chromosome 9, ValleyOak3.0 Primary Assembly, whole genome shotgun sequence includes the following:
- the LOC115959076 gene encoding uncharacterized protein LOC115959076 has product MPSISQGLVFAAAMVVSSTLLFLAYSRHKSFSLPRLSKNQNSQQPEKKILRSCLLSEEKKKERKKKKVQFAEDVKEPSGNGKEYRKECIKLSKDEMSCGNKIPTVNGMPENRIALYNGIHKDRMQRMQCSW; this is encoded by the exons ATGCCTTCCATATCTCAAGGTTTAGTCTTCGCCGCAGCCATGGTTGTCTCTAGCACCCTACTCTTTCTAGCTTATTCTAGGCATAAGTCTTTCTCACTACCCCGACTTTCCAAGAATCAAAATTCCCAACAGCCTGAAAAGAAAATTCTACGTTCTTGCTTACTTTCTG aggaaaagaaaaaggagagaaagaagaagaaagtccAGTTTGCTGAGGATGTGAAGGAACCAAGTGGGAATGGTAAGGAATACAGGAAAGAGTGCATAAAGTTGAGCAAAGATGAAATGAGTTGCGGAAACAAAATCCCAACAGTTAATGGAATGCCAGAGAATCGGATTGCTTTGTACAATGGAATTCACAAGGACCGCATGCAAAGAATGCAGTGCTCATGGTGA